A single window of Pseudomonas lutea DNA harbors:
- a CDS encoding NADP-dependent glyceraldehyde-3-phosphate dehydrogenase: protein MTLHTRLDNLYPRADEIPEQFRAGPAIEQRDYLVNGELHQWQGPLAPVLSPVSLRTDAGLESVVLGSTPLMDADTAMSALDAAVKAYDRGQGAWPTMRVADRIHHVETFLKLMREQRDAVVTLLMWEIGKNLKDSQKEFDRTCDYIVDTINALKELDRRSSRFELEQDTLGQIRRVPLGVTLCMGPYNYPLNETFTTLIPALIMGNTVVFKPAKFGVLLIRPLLEAFRDSFPAGVINVIYGSGRETVSALMASGKIDVFAFIGTNKAASALKKLHPKPHRLRAALGLDAKNPGIVLPDVNLDNAVTEAITGSLSFNGQRCTALKILFVHENVVGSFLEKFEEKLAQLKPGMPWEPGVSLTPLPEPGKTEYLQGLVDDAVSKGAKVVNEGGGTTQAQFFYPAVLYPVTPDMRVYHEEQFGPVVPVVAYRDLETVIEYVLDSDFGQQLSIFGNDSKQVGRLVDAFANQVGRININAQCQRGPDSFPFNGRKNSAEGTLSVDDALRVFSIRTLVATKFQESNKALISDIIHNRESTFLTTDYIF from the coding sequence ATGACCCTGCACACCCGCCTGGACAACCTGTACCCGCGCGCCGACGAGATTCCTGAGCAGTTTCGCGCAGGTCCCGCCATCGAGCAGCGCGATTATCTGGTCAATGGCGAACTGCATCAGTGGCAAGGGCCTTTGGCGCCGGTGCTGAGCCCGGTCTCGCTGAGGACCGACGCCGGTCTTGAATCCGTGGTATTGGGCAGCACGCCGCTGATGGACGCCGACACCGCTATGAGCGCACTCGACGCTGCCGTCAAAGCCTACGACCGGGGTCAGGGCGCGTGGCCGACCATGCGTGTCGCCGACCGCATCCATCACGTGGAGACCTTCCTCAAGCTGATGCGCGAGCAGCGCGATGCCGTGGTCACGCTGCTGATGTGGGAAATCGGCAAGAACCTCAAGGATTCGCAGAAAGAGTTCGACCGCACCTGCGATTACATCGTCGACACCATCAATGCGCTCAAGGAACTGGACCGTCGCTCCAGCCGCTTTGAGCTGGAGCAGGACACGCTCGGCCAGATTCGCCGCGTGCCATTGGGCGTAACCCTGTGCATGGGCCCTTATAACTACCCGCTGAACGAAACCTTCACCACGTTGATTCCGGCCCTGATCATGGGCAACACGGTGGTGTTCAAACCGGCCAAGTTCGGCGTGCTGCTGATTCGTCCGCTGCTTGAGGCGTTCCGCGACAGCTTCCCGGCCGGCGTCATCAACGTGATCTACGGCAGCGGACGCGAGACGGTCAGCGCGCTCATGGCCAGCGGCAAGATCGACGTGTTCGCCTTCATCGGCACCAACAAGGCGGCCAGCGCCCTGAAAAAGCTGCACCCCAAGCCGCACCGTCTGCGTGCCGCCCTGGGTCTGGACGCCAAGAACCCGGGAATCGTGCTGCCGGATGTGAACCTGGACAACGCAGTGACGGAAGCCATCACCGGCTCCCTGTCGTTCAACGGCCAGCGCTGCACGGCGCTGAAGATCCTCTTCGTCCACGAAAACGTCGTCGGCAGCTTTCTTGAAAAATTTGAAGAAAAACTCGCTCAGCTCAAGCCGGGCATGCCGTGGGAACCGGGTGTGTCACTGACGCCTTTGCCCGAGCCTGGCAAGACCGAGTACCTGCAAGGGCTGGTAGACGACGCCGTGAGCAAAGGCGCAAAGGTGGTGAACGAAGGCGGCGGCACCACCCAAGCGCAATTCTTTTACCCGGCCGTGCTGTACCCGGTCACGCCGGACATGCGCGTGTACCACGAAGAACAGTTCGGGCCAGTGGTGCCGGTGGTCGCGTACCGTGATCTGGAGACGGTTATCGAGTACGTGCTGGACTCTGACTTCGGCCAGCAGTTGAGCATCTTCGGCAACGACTCCAAGCAGGTTGGACGGCTGGTCGATGCGTTTGCCAATCAGGTGGGGCGCATCAACATCAACGCCCAGTGCCAGCGTGGCCCCGACAGCTTCCCGTTCAATGGCCGCAAGAACTCCGCTGAAGGAACCTTGTCGGTGGACGACGCGCTGCGCGTGTTCTCGATCCGTACGTTGGTGGCGACCAAATTCCAGGAGAGCAACAAGGCGCTGATCAGCGACATCATTCATAACCGCGAATCGACGTTCCTGACCACGGATTACATTTTCTGA
- a CDS encoding antitoxin Xre-like helix-turn-helix domain-containing protein has translation MTIAIPARHLSKSECVVGLRAALRILDKWTATSEQACQVLRISRSTYTRARQGDTEWSVALDQDQMQRVSFVLNIHAALRTLFDNPDNAYGFPSMENHNEFFNGRKPLDVMAQGDMISLYETFRRIDTLRGAQW, from the coding sequence ATGACCATTGCCATCCCAGCCAGACACTTGTCCAAGTCCGAATGTGTGGTGGGTTTGCGGGCAGCGTTGCGCATTCTGGACAAATGGACAGCCACCAGTGAACAAGCCTGCCAGGTCTTGCGCATTTCCCGCAGCACGTACACACGGGCGCGGCAAGGCGACACCGAGTGGTCGGTCGCGCTCGATCAGGACCAGATGCAACGCGTCAGCTTCGTGCTGAACATCCACGCTGCACTCAGAACGTTGTTCGATAACCCCGACAACGCCTACGGTTTCCCGTCGATGGAAAACCACAACGAGTTCTTCAACGGACGAAAGCCGCTGGACGTCATGGCCCAGGGCGACATGATCTCGCTGTATGAAACCTTCCGCCGCATCGACACCCTCCGGGGCGCGCAATGGTGA
- a CDS encoding DUF72 domain-containing protein, with amino-acid sequence MSGPAKVFVGCAGWSLGREHAPAFPGEGTHLQRYARQFNTAEINSSFYRPHRPQTYARWAESVPEDFRFSVKMPKLISHEQRLQGSAQALDEFLGQCGELGQRLGCLLLQLPPSLAFEADVAEVFFTQLRERFAGPVVIEPRHESWVQAEPMLAGHRIAQAAVDPSRLSNDRQPAGWEGLRYWRLHGAPRIYYSAYETEYLARLAAALQAQAQHGAPVWCIFDNTASGAATADALKLVELLGQSR; translated from the coding sequence TTGAGCGGGCCCGCCAAGGTGTTCGTCGGTTGCGCCGGCTGGAGCCTGGGCCGCGAGCATGCGCCAGCCTTCCCAGGTGAGGGTACCCACCTGCAGCGCTACGCCAGGCAATTCAATACCGCCGAGATCAACAGCTCGTTCTACCGCCCCCATCGCCCGCAAACTTACGCACGCTGGGCCGAGTCCGTGCCCGAAGATTTCCGGTTTTCGGTGAAGATGCCAAAACTCATTTCCCACGAGCAGCGTTTGCAGGGCAGCGCCCAGGCGCTGGATGAATTTCTCGGGCAGTGCGGGGAGCTGGGTCAGCGGCTTGGCTGCCTGCTGCTGCAGTTGCCGCCTTCGCTGGCGTTTGAGGCCGACGTGGCTGAGGTTTTTTTCACCCAGCTGCGCGAGCGCTTCGCCGGCCCTGTGGTGATCGAACCCCGCCATGAAAGCTGGGTGCAGGCTGAGCCGATGCTGGCCGGCCATCGAATAGCGCAGGCGGCGGTTGATCCGTCACGTCTCAGCAACGACCGTCAGCCCGCGGGCTGGGAGGGCCTGCGCTACTGGAGACTGCACGGCGCGCCGCGCATCTATTACAGCGCCTACGAGACTGAGTATCTGGCCCGTTTGGCAGCGGCGCTTCAGGCCCAGGCGCAGCATGGTGCGCCGGTGTGGTGCATCTTCGACAACACCGCCAGCGGTGCCGCCACCGCGGATGCGCTGAAGCTGGTGGAGCTGCTCGGTCAGTCGAGGTAG
- a CDS encoding GGDEF domain-containing protein, producing MYQDSQSSRDARIRAQVRNDRLQLLFRQSFFSVFGSVLAASMLSWICWERLNHSLISGWLSLVGGSASLRLVMLTAYFRVPEATRTPERWETTYWITLILSAGIWGCGALALMQAGDLLTQTLVLLFTVGMSVSAVSCYSAYRSMTLVAIALVLLPSSVWLLFQPQTAQLGMAVASLIFAGFVASATRKLSQSMERAFRLGREMEHAHRIADHAAQTDELTGVKNRRAFFHLAERTYDTCKRSRLPLCALMLDIDHFKRINDCHGHQAGDDVLRQIGRVICDSAREGDVCGRLGGEEFALLLANTSIEAAHVIAEQLRQAIADITCRHDEGVTASLGVAAMGKADADVNGLLGLADKALFRAKASGRNQTAVA from the coding sequence ATGTACCAGGATTCCCAATCTTCACGCGACGCCCGCATTCGCGCCCAAGTGCGTAATGATCGGCTGCAGTTGCTGTTTCGGCAGAGCTTCTTCTCGGTGTTCGGCAGTGTTCTGGCGGCCTCCATGCTCTCGTGGATCTGCTGGGAGCGCCTGAACCACTCCTTGATCAGCGGCTGGCTCAGCCTGGTGGGCGGCTCGGCCAGCTTGCGCCTGGTCATGCTGACGGCCTATTTTCGGGTGCCGGAAGCCACTCGCACCCCGGAGCGCTGGGAAACTACCTACTGGATCACGTTGATCCTTTCCGCAGGCATCTGGGGCTGCGGCGCATTGGCGCTGATGCAGGCCGGCGACTTGCTGACCCAGACGCTGGTGCTGCTGTTTACCGTGGGCATGTCGGTGAGCGCGGTGTCCTGCTATTCGGCCTACCGATCCATGACCCTGGTGGCAATCGCGCTGGTGCTATTGCCTTCGTCGGTCTGGCTGCTGTTTCAGCCCCAGACCGCGCAATTGGGGATGGCGGTGGCGTCGCTGATCTTTGCCGGTTTTGTGGCGAGCGCGACGCGCAAGTTATCCCAGTCGATGGAGAGGGCCTTCCGCCTGGGCCGCGAAATGGAGCACGCCCATCGCATCGCCGACCACGCCGCGCAGACCGACGAACTGACCGGAGTGAAAAACCGCCGGGCCTTTTTCCATCTGGCCGAACGCACCTATGACACGTGCAAGCGCAGCCGCCTGCCACTGTGCGCGCTGATGTTGGACATCGATCACTTCAAACGCATCAACGACTGCCACGGCCATCAGGCGGGGGATGACGTGTTGCGGCAAATCGGCCGGGTGATCTGCGACTCTGCGCGCGAGGGTGATGTCTGCGGGCGCCTCGGCGGCGAAGAATTCGCGCTGTTGCTGGCCAATACGTCCATTGAAGCCGCCCACGTCATTGCCGAGCAGCTGCGGCAGGCGATTGCCGACATCACCTGCCGGCATGACGAAGGTGTGACCGCCAGCCTGGGCGTTGCGGCCATGGGCAAGGCCGATGCGGATGTAAACGGCTTGCTCGGCCTGGCGGACAAGGCGCTGTTTCGGGCCAAGGCGTCGGGCCGCAACCAGACGGCGGTGGCGTAA
- a CDS encoding RES family NAD+ phosphorylase, with product MVTPDSLPALAGEAQHAYRLVNSKFPPIELFSDVADAAEFETLYRIQALTNPRLLNEVGRIELIPLADIPFGIPGCSYAVAPFTHVNPAGSRFSSGEFGVLYLADTVDTAIAEVRHHQQLYWSRVAALKYERFVFRSLYCSFGEQGSVNATAVPASDPIYAPDDYSQSHRLGKAAKEAGLAGLRYRSVRSPGNHCWALLSPRHVTSIVQSAHFEMIWSGEVIGINQLSNA from the coding sequence ATGGTGACGCCGGACAGCCTCCCTGCACTGGCTGGCGAGGCACAGCACGCCTATCGGCTGGTGAATTCCAAATTCCCGCCCATCGAGCTGTTCAGCGACGTGGCGGACGCTGCCGAGTTTGAAACCCTGTACCGCATTCAGGCCCTGACCAATCCAAGGTTATTGAACGAAGTCGGACGCATCGAGCTGATTCCTCTGGCCGACATTCCGTTCGGCATTCCGGGGTGTTCATACGCTGTGGCACCTTTTACCCACGTCAATCCGGCCGGTTCGCGCTTCAGCAGCGGCGAGTTCGGCGTGCTGTACCTGGCCGATACGGTTGACACGGCCATTGCCGAGGTACGCCATCACCAGCAGCTGTACTGGTCGCGAGTGGCGGCGCTGAAGTACGAGCGCTTTGTGTTCCGTAGCCTGTATTGCAGCTTCGGCGAGCAGGGCAGTGTCAATGCCACTGCGGTGCCCGCGTCGGACCCCATTTACGCGCCCGACGACTACTCGCAGTCGCACCGGCTGGGCAAGGCGGCGAAGGAAGCGGGGCTCGCCGGGCTGCGCTACCGCTCGGTGCGCTCACCCGGCAACCATTGTTGGGCCTTGCTGTCGCCGCGCCACGTCACGTCAATCGTGCAAAGCGCTCACTTCGAGATGATCTGGAGCGGTGAGGTCATCGGGATCAACCAGCTTTCCAACGCCTGA
- a CDS encoding SDR family oxidoreductase has product MSEKHLLVAGASGVIGSAVVDSFAEAGWQVSTVGRSTTAPSHFPHLSADLLDPHTLASLKPSLKGVTHLFYSALKPNSDPGVEADENAAMLENLVAALRGAGADLERITFVQGGKIYGAHLGVYKTPAREDDSRHFPPNLYFRHEDFVKSLESEGIKWTALRPDIVIGHSIGSAMNLGNLIGLYGALCRETGTAMQFPGSDVAYRNVLVNVTSAELIGQAAVWAAVEEKDGAYNLTNGDVFRWSHVWPKLAEWFGLEVGEPQPISLTQRLGALRPVWGNLAQREGLAQTDPDRIALGSFGDFIFHVEKDAIFDVTKARQAGFTGMSLRSDEALLAHLEGMRARKLIP; this is encoded by the coding sequence ATGTCTGAAAAACACCTACTCGTGGCCGGCGCCAGCGGGGTTATCGGCAGCGCTGTCGTCGACAGTTTCGCCGAGGCCGGGTGGCAGGTGTCGACTGTTGGCAGGTCAACCACCGCACCCAGCCACTTCCCTCATCTGAGTGCCGACCTGCTCGATCCGCACACCCTGGCGTCATTGAAGCCCAGCCTCAAGGGCGTCACCCATCTGTTCTACAGCGCCTTGAAACCGAACAGCGACCCGGGCGTCGAGGCGGATGAGAACGCTGCGATGCTGGAGAACCTGGTGGCGGCGCTGCGTGGCGCGGGGGCCGACCTGGAACGCATTACTTTTGTGCAGGGCGGCAAGATCTATGGCGCACATCTGGGGGTGTACAAGACCCCTGCCCGCGAGGATGACAGCCGCCACTTCCCGCCCAATCTGTATTTTCGCCATGAGGACTTCGTCAAAAGCCTCGAAAGCGAGGGCATCAAATGGACTGCGCTGCGCCCCGATATCGTCATCGGCCATTCCATTGGTTCGGCGATGAACCTGGGCAACCTGATTGGGCTGTACGGGGCGCTGTGCCGCGAAACCGGCACGGCGATGCAGTTTCCTGGCTCGGACGTGGCCTACCGCAACGTATTGGTCAACGTCACTTCAGCCGAGCTCATCGGCCAGGCAGCGGTCTGGGCAGCCGTCGAGGAAAAAGACGGGGCTTACAACCTGACTAATGGCGATGTATTTCGCTGGAGCCATGTCTGGCCGAAGCTGGCCGAGTGGTTCGGTCTGGAAGTGGGCGAGCCGCAACCCATCTCCCTCACCCAGCGCCTGGGCGCGTTGCGTCCTGTGTGGGGAAACCTTGCGCAACGCGAAGGCCTGGCGCAGACCGACCCAGACCGTATCGCACTGGGTTCGTTTGGCGACTTCATTTTCCATGTCGAAAAGGACGCGATCTTCGACGTCACCAAAGCGCGTCAGGCAGGGTTCACCGGCATGAGTCTGCGCTCGGACGAAGCGCTGCTGGCGCATCTGGAAGGCATGCGCGCGAGGAAGTTGATTCCGTAA
- the tssK gene encoding type VI secretion system baseplate subunit TssK, which produces MKIDRPLWAGGALLSQQQFQQQSRWEAWTNECVAHLSRVHPWGVQAARFDPEALRLGKLKASALRVRLADGTLIDTDVADPLPAALALDLIQIAAGQGVTVLLCLPLEQANGGNCLMEGARADRPVRYRQAWREVQDLYGDDQQSIGVLEHMLSLRLDSDDTANFLTCPVARLVRDGQGRWGLDDAFIPPLLSFAGHPGLLVQIDNLLTQLASKRQRLMGMRRESNQRMADFAVADVSLFWLLNALNTYQPVLADFVAGPERHPEQVYQELVKLAGALLTFSLEHDVDGIPAYRHDDLAAVFPPLMQMISTLLEASLPSRVIALTLENITAGRWHVTFNDPRLREADAADFYLSVRCREAPAQLQAQFPRLCKVGTPDDVDRLINAALDGVPLQPLSHVPAAIPLRLENQYFALDFAHPSGQAVLAEGVCAFYVPTTVPDVKLELFAVLRS; this is translated from the coding sequence ATGAAAATCGACCGACCTCTCTGGGCTGGCGGCGCACTGCTGTCCCAGCAACAATTCCAGCAACAGTCGCGCTGGGAAGCCTGGACCAATGAATGCGTGGCGCACTTGTCACGGGTGCATCCATGGGGTGTGCAGGCTGCGCGGTTCGATCCTGAAGCCTTGCGGCTGGGCAAACTCAAAGCCTCCGCGCTGCGTGTGCGTCTGGCGGACGGCACGCTGATCGACACTGACGTAGCCGACCCGTTGCCCGCCGCGCTGGCCCTTGATCTGATCCAGATCGCTGCAGGGCAGGGCGTGACCGTGCTGCTGTGCCTGCCGCTGGAACAGGCCAACGGCGGCAATTGCCTGATGGAGGGCGCCCGCGCTGACCGGCCGGTGCGTTACCGCCAGGCGTGGCGTGAGGTGCAGGACCTGTATGGCGACGATCAGCAGTCGATTGGCGTGCTCGAACACATGCTCAGCCTGCGCCTGGACAGTGATGACACGGCCAACTTCCTGACCTGCCCGGTTGCCCGGCTGGTGCGCGACGGACAAGGTCGCTGGGGGCTGGACGACGCATTCATACCGCCGTTGTTGAGTTTCGCCGGGCACCCGGGGCTGCTCGTGCAGATCGACAATCTGCTGACCCAGCTGGCGTCCAAGCGCCAGCGGTTGATGGGCATGCGCCGCGAGAGCAATCAGCGCATGGCCGACTTCGCGGTCGCTGACGTCTCGCTGTTCTGGCTGCTCAACGCGCTCAACACCTATCAACCGGTACTCGCCGATTTCGTGGCCGGCCCCGAGCGTCACCCGGAGCAGGTCTATCAGGAACTGGTGAAGCTGGCCGGCGCCTTGCTGACCTTCTCCCTTGAGCACGACGTGGACGGCATCCCTGCGTACCGTCACGACGATCTTGCGGCGGTGTTCCCGCCATTGATGCAGATGATCTCCACATTGCTGGAAGCCAGCCTGCCGTCGCGGGTGATCGCCCTGACGCTGGAGAACATCACGGCGGGTCGCTGGCACGTAACGTTCAACGACCCACGGCTGCGCGAAGCCGACGCGGCGGACTTTTACCTGTCGGTGCGCTGCCGTGAGGCGCCGGCGCAACTGCAGGCGCAGTTCCCTCGGCTGTGCAAGGTCGGTACGCCCGATGACGTCGATCGATTGATCAACGCCGCGCTGGATGGCGTGCCGTTGCAACCGCTCAGCCATGTGCCGGCGGCGATTCCACTGCGTCTCGAGAATCAGTATTTCGCCCTGGACTTTGCCCATCCCAGCGGCCAGGCGGTGCTCGCCGAAGGCGTTTGTGCCTTCTACGTGCCGACCACAGTGCCGGACGTCAAGCTGGAGCTGTTTGCGGTGTTGCGCTCATGA
- the tssB gene encoding type VI secretion system contractile sheath small subunit, translated as MASNSFQNEVPKARVNIKLDLHTGGAQKKVELPLKLMMLGDYSNGQEDRPLSERSKININKNNFDNVLTEFSPALKLTVENTFAGDGSDASVDLKFERMKDFEPEQVARQIPSLRALLATRNLLRDLKSNLLDNATFRLELERIVKDEALSNELRAELALLTAPAAR; from the coding sequence ATGGCTTCAAACAGCTTTCAAAATGAAGTGCCAAAGGCCCGGGTCAATATAAAACTTGATTTGCACACGGGCGGCGCACAGAAAAAAGTGGAACTGCCTCTCAAATTGATGATGCTGGGCGATTACAGCAATGGTCAGGAAGATCGACCGTTGTCTGAACGCAGCAAGATCAATATCAACAAAAATAATTTCGACAATGTGCTGACCGAATTCTCACCTGCCTTGAAACTCACCGTTGAGAACACCTTTGCCGGCGATGGCTCTGATGCGTCGGTGGACTTGAAATTTGAAAGGATGAAGGATTTCGAGCCCGAGCAAGTGGCAAGGCAAATCCCTTCACTGCGCGCATTGCTGGCCACTCGCAATCTGCTGCGTGACCTCAAATCAAATCTGCTCGATAACGCGACATTCCGCCTTGAGCTTGAGCGCATCGTAAAAGATGAAGCATTAAGCAACGAGTTGCGCGCTGAGCTGGCGCTGCTCACAGCCCCTGCAGCGCGTTAA
- a CDS encoding DNA methylase codes for MGVNVTAHALGIDLVHGGESALFKWLLASFLMGKRIRAQVAVQTWHVIVDKHGRDTPRKLAGCTHRELVRMLGEGGYARYDESTSTRLQTLASRLLAEYGGTVSGMREASTDRRDFEKRLQSFDGIGPKTAEIFMREAAQVLF; via the coding sequence ATGGGCGTGAACGTCACAGCGCACGCGCTGGGCATTGATCTTGTGCACGGCGGTGAAAGCGCGCTGTTCAAATGGTTGCTGGCCAGCTTTTTGATGGGCAAGCGAATCCGTGCCCAAGTGGCGGTGCAGACATGGCATGTTATCGTCGACAAGCACGGGCGCGACACGCCGCGCAAACTGGCGGGTTGCACACATCGGGAGCTGGTGCGGATGTTGGGCGAGGGCGGCTATGCGCGCTATGACGAGTCCACCTCGACGCGGCTGCAGACGCTGGCTTCCAGGCTGTTGGCTGAATACGGCGGCACGGTCAGCGGTATGCGGGAGGCGAGCACGGACCGGCGTGACTTCGAGAAACGCCTTCAATCGTTTGACGGCATCGGGCCGAAGACGGCGGAAATCTTCATGCGCGAGGCCGCACAGGTGTTGTTTTGA
- the tssC gene encoding type VI secretion system contractile sheath large subunit: MSSKHSSAVSGGGTVLSEESTGVYSALFSKINLSPVSTLGDIEAFQNNEALSEISADERVTAAVSVFLNLLKGASRKVQRLDKTLLDEHIASLDGQISRQLDAVMHHPEFQRVESTWRGVKSLIDQTDFRQNVRIELLDISKDHLVQDFEDAPEIAQSGLYMHTYTQEYDTPGGEPIAAAVSNYEFDRSPQDIALLRNISKVAAAAHMPFVGSVGPAFFGKSTMEEVAAIKDIGNYFDRAEYIKWKSFRDTDDSRYIGLTMPRVLGRLPYGPDTVPVRSFNYIESVKGTDHSKYLWTNASFAFAANMVKSFIANGWCVQIRGPQSGGAVTDLPIHLYDLGTGSQVKIPSEVMIPETREFEFANLGFIPLSYYKNRDYACFFSANSTQKPALYDTADATANSRINSRLPYIFLLSRIAHYLKLIQRENIGTTKDRRLLELELNKWISGLVTEMTDPGDDLQASHPLRDARVTVEDIDDNPGFFRVKLYAVPHFQVEGMDVNLSLVSQMPKAKT, from the coding sequence ATGTCTTCGAAACACTCGTCCGCAGTATCGGGCGGCGGCACCGTTTTGTCCGAAGAAAGCACGGGCGTCTATAGCGCGCTGTTTTCCAAAATAAACCTGAGCCCGGTGTCGACGCTGGGTGACATCGAGGCATTTCAGAACAACGAAGCGCTGTCTGAAATTTCTGCCGACGAGCGCGTGACCGCAGCGGTCAGCGTGTTCCTCAACCTGCTTAAGGGCGCGTCGCGCAAGGTTCAGCGCCTTGATAAAACCCTGCTGGACGAGCACATCGCCTCGCTGGACGGGCAGATAAGCCGCCAGCTCGATGCGGTCATGCACCATCCAGAGTTTCAGCGGGTCGAGTCGACGTGGCGCGGAGTGAAGTCGCTGATCGATCAGACCGATTTCCGGCAAAACGTGAGAATCGAGTTGCTGGACATCAGCAAGGACCATCTGGTCCAGGACTTCGAAGACGCGCCCGAGATCGCCCAAAGCGGTTTGTATATGCACACGTATACCCAGGAATACGACACACCGGGCGGCGAACCCATTGCGGCGGCCGTTTCCAACTACGAGTTTGATCGCAGTCCGCAAGACATTGCGCTGCTGCGTAACATCTCGAAAGTCGCTGCAGCGGCGCACATGCCGTTTGTAGGTTCGGTAGGGCCTGCCTTCTTTGGTAAATCCACCATGGAAGAGGTGGCGGCGATCAAGGACATCGGCAATTATTTTGACCGCGCTGAATACATCAAATGGAAGTCTTTTCGCGATACCGATGATTCAAGGTATATCGGTCTGACCATGCCGCGAGTGCTGGGGCGCCTGCCCTACGGGCCGGACACTGTTCCGGTGCGCAGTTTCAATTACATCGAAAGTGTCAAAGGCACCGACCACAGCAAATACCTGTGGACCAATGCCTCTTTTGCGTTCGCCGCCAACATGGTCAAGAGTTTCATCGCCAATGGCTGGTGCGTGCAGATTCGCGGGCCGCAGTCAGGCGGGGCAGTGACCGACCTGCCCATTCATTTGTATGACCTGGGCACGGGCAGTCAGGTAAAAATTCCTTCGGAAGTGATGATTCCGGAAACCCGTGAGTTTGAATTTGCCAACCTCGGCTTCATTCCGCTTTCTTATTACAAGAACCGTGATTACGCCTGTTTCTTTTCCGCCAATTCCACGCAGAAGCCGGCGCTATATGACACCGCCGACGCAACGGCCAATAGCCGGATCAACTCGCGGCTGCCTTATATCTTCCTGCTGTCGCGCATTGCGCATTATTTGAAGCTGATTCAACGCGAAAACATCGGCACCACCAAAGACAGGCGTTTGCTGGAGCTGGAACTGAATAAATGGATCAGCGGCCTGGTCACCGAGATGACCGACCCGGGCGACGATCTGCAAGCCTCGCACCCGTTGCGCGATGCCCGGGTGACGGTGGAAGACATCGATGACAACCCGGGGTTCTTCCGCGTGAAGCTGTACGCCGTGCCGCATTTCCAGGTGGAAGGCATGGACGTGAATCTGTCTCTGGTTTCCCAGATGCCCAAAGCCAAAACCTGA